Proteins from a genomic interval of Neoarius graeffei isolate fNeoGra1 chromosome 24, fNeoGra1.pri, whole genome shotgun sequence:
- the sema4c gene encoding semaphorin-4C isoform X1 codes for MCSCGKWRSSLTGRKQCTKTTGSELKADSYPRQTAEVIDSMARFRSVGVFNYTMLTLSEHERVLYVGARETLFALDPNDITRQLRPQIDWPAPVEKKKECAERGKNNQTECFNYIRFLQSYNHTHMYTCGTYAFQPKCTYISMDHFTLNSAALEDGKGKCPYDPAKGYTGLIVDKELYSATLNNFLGTEPVILRNLGQQHYSMKSEYLPAWLNEPNFVGSALVRESRNSREGDDDKIYFFFSEKAVELDCDGDLTVARVARVCKGDQGGTRTLQKKWTTFQKARLVCSIPERHITFNHLQAVFTMHGADWRSTVFYGVFHAQWGDVDVSAVCQYHIREVKNVFEGPYKEYREASQKWERYKGSVPNPRPGACITNFDRQNGYNSSLQLPDATLNFAKKHPLMELRAEAGPLMLTKGVNFTRIAVDQVSALDQRVYSVLFIGTADGWLQRVAIVGSEVHVIEEIQLFDWPQPVDSLTISHSKKYLYIGSRSEVLQLPLANCSRYHSQPDCWLSRDPYCAWDSEGRACVRIDLHRGSMSTLSQDLMLERFNRGSKVRSDKPVSIPIPEHSWLRNVTVVVGSDLVLPCQLVSNLARPSWALNERELLLSSDSDTSAPRFDRTLRALVIPKAAAPQAGRYVCYSEEQGVKFQTERYQVAVVASAPVFMEVRAPDASMGLIWVLVIALGIVCLVLLAVALYLRRRLKLALGKAGTAEMKPLESTLVYPITLPKETPSFVPSKMPTSSNNDEDRFWETGANYYYSDGSLKIVPGHASSSSPSAIPGQPLHSPSRLSLTNIRNSGTNGYVRLSLSMAGEDRPNGGMSAGGVGGVGGKLGLGARENDYTSPFKEELRRTLQQRSVLPDANPEESSV; via the exons aAGTGATAGACAGCATGGCGCGTTTCCGGTCGGTGGGTGTGTTTAACTACACCATGTTGACTCTATCTGAGCACGAGCGCGTCCTGTACGTTGGCGCCAGAGAGACGCTCTTTGCTCTCGACCCCAATGACATCACACGACAGCTCCGCCCACAG ATTGACTGGCCCGCCCCtgtggagaaaaagaaagagtgtGCAGAGAGAGGAAAAAACAACCAG acggaGTGTTTTAACTACATCCGGTTCCTTCAGAGCTACAATCACACGCACATGTACACGTGTGGCACCTACGCCTTCCAGCCCAAGTGCACCTACATC AGTATGGATCATTTTACTCTGAACAGCGCCGCCCTGGAGGACGGGAAGGGCAAGTGTCCCTACGACCCCGCTAAAGGCTACACTGGCCTCatcgtgg ATAAGGAGCTGTACTCTGCCACTCTGAATAATTTCTTGGGCACTGAGCCGGTGATCCTGCGCAACCTGGGACAGCAGCACTACAGCATGAAGAGCGAATACCTGCCGGCCTGGCTCAacg AGCCGAACTTCGTGGGTTCTGCTCTGGTGCGTGAGAGCAGAAACAGCCGCGAGGGAGACGACGATAAAATCTACTTTTTCTTCAGTGAGAAAGCCGTGGAGCTCGACTGTGATGGAGACTTGACTGTAGCCCGGGTGGCCCGTGTGTGTAAG GGCGACCAGGGGGGGACTCGGACTCTGCAGAAGAAGTGGACGACGTTTCAAAAGGCTCGTTTGGTTTGTTCCATCCCCGAACGCCACATCACCTTCAACCACCTGCAGGCCGTCTTCACCATGCACGGAGCTGATTGGAGGAGCACCGTCTTCTACGGCGTTTTCCACGCCCAGTG GGGGGACGTGGACGTCTCGGCCGTATGTCAGTACCACATCAGGGAGGTGAAGAATGTGTTCGAGGGCCCGTATAAAGAATACCGTGAGGCGTCTCAGAAATGGGAGAGATACAAGGGTTCCGTGCCGAACCCACGGCCCGGAGCG TGCATCACGAACTTCGACAGACAGAACGGCTATAACAGCTCACTGCAGCTGCCGGACGCAACGCTGAACTTTGCTAAGAAACACCCGCTAATGGAGCTGAGGGCTGAAGCTGGACCCCTGATGCTCACCAAGGGAGTGAACTTCACCCGAATCGCAGTGGACCAAGTGAGCGCTCTGGACCAGAGAGTGTACAGCGTGCTGTTTATTGGAACAG ctGATGGATGGCTCCAGCGAGTGGCAATTGTTGGATCAGAGGTTCATGTGATTGAGGAGATCCAGCTGTTTGATTGGCCTCAACCGGTTGACAGTCTGACCATCTCGCACAgcaag aagtacCTGTACATCGGCTCTCGGTCCGAGGTGTTACAGTTGCCCTTGGCTAACTGCAGTCGTTATCACTCTCAGCCGGACTGCTGGCTGTCCCGAGATCCGTACTGCGCCTGGGACAGTGAGGGACGAGCCTGTGTCCGCATCGACCTCCACCGCGG GTCCATGTCCACTCTCTCTCAGGATCTCATGCTGGAGAGGTTCAATCGAGGGTCAAAGGTCAGGTCCGATAAGCCGGTCTCTATCCCGATTCCGG AACACTCCTGGCTGAGGAATGTGACCGTGGTGGTGGGTTCGGACCTCGTCCTGCCGTGCCAGCTGGTCTCGAACCTGGCGCGTCCTTCTTGGGCGCTGAACGAGCGCGAGTTGTTGCTCTCGTCTGACTCGGACACTTCAGCTCCCCGTTTCGACCGCACCCTTCGTGCCCTAGTCATCCCCAAGGCGGCCGCCCCCCAGGCCGGACGCTACGTGTGCTACTCCGAGGAACAGGGGGTGAAGTTCCAGACAGAGCGCTACCAGGTGGCGGTGGTGGCCAGCGCGCCGGTGTTTATGGAAGTGCGAGCGCCGGATGCCAGCATGGGGCTTATCTGGGTGCTGGTGATTGCGTTGGGCATTGTGTGTCTTGTGTTGCTCGCCGTCGCCCTCTACCTGCGCCGGAGGCTGAAATTAGCTCTGGGGAAAGCAGGAACTGCTGAGATGAAGCCGTTAGAGAGTACGCTGGTCTACCCGATCACACTGCCCAAGGAGACGCCGAGCTTCGTCCCCAGCAAGATGCCCACCAGCTCAAACAACGACGAGGATCGATTCTGGGAAACCGGCGCCAATTATTACTACTCGGATGGATCGTTGAAGATCGTGCCTGGACACGCTTCTTCATCTTCGCCGAGCGCTATTCCCGGGCAGCCTCTTCACTCGCCGAGCCGCCTGAGCCTCACAAACATCCGGAACTCCGGCACCAACGGGTACGTCCGACTCAGCCTGAGCATGGCGGGCGAAGACCGGCCGAACGGAGGGATGAGTGCCGGAGGAGTGGGAGGAGTTGGAGGAAAGCTGGGTCTCGGTGCCAGGGAGAACGACTACACCAGCCCCTTCAAGGAGGAGCTTCGGAGGACGCTGCAGCAGAGAAGCGTCCTGCCTGACGCCAACCCGGAAGAGTCTTCGGTCTAG
- the sema4c gene encoding semaphorin-4C isoform X2 translates to MGAAKVLLVMLVIGLEIANCVNWNPVPRKTIRYHEVIDSMARFRSVGVFNYTMLTLSEHERVLYVGARETLFALDPNDITRQLRPQIDWPAPVEKKKECAERGKNNQTECFNYIRFLQSYNHTHMYTCGTYAFQPKCTYISMDHFTLNSAALEDGKGKCPYDPAKGYTGLIVDKELYSATLNNFLGTEPVILRNLGQQHYSMKSEYLPAWLNEPNFVGSALVRESRNSREGDDDKIYFFFSEKAVELDCDGDLTVARVARVCKGDQGGTRTLQKKWTTFQKARLVCSIPERHITFNHLQAVFTMHGADWRSTVFYGVFHAQWGDVDVSAVCQYHIREVKNVFEGPYKEYREASQKWERYKGSVPNPRPGACITNFDRQNGYNSSLQLPDATLNFAKKHPLMELRAEAGPLMLTKGVNFTRIAVDQVSALDQRVYSVLFIGTADGWLQRVAIVGSEVHVIEEIQLFDWPQPVDSLTISHSKKYLYIGSRSEVLQLPLANCSRYHSQPDCWLSRDPYCAWDSEGRACVRIDLHRGSMSTLSQDLMLERFNRGSKVRSDKPVSIPIPEHSWLRNVTVVVGSDLVLPCQLVSNLARPSWALNERELLLSSDSDTSAPRFDRTLRALVIPKAAAPQAGRYVCYSEEQGVKFQTERYQVAVVASAPVFMEVRAPDASMGLIWVLVIALGIVCLVLLAVALYLRRRLKLALGKAGTAEMKPLESTLVYPITLPKETPSFVPSKMPTSSNNDEDRFWETGANYYYSDGSLKIVPGHASSSSPSAIPGQPLHSPSRLSLTNIRNSGTNGYVRLSLSMAGEDRPNGGMSAGGVGGVGGKLGLGARENDYTSPFKEELRRTLQQRSVLPDANPEESSV, encoded by the exons aAGTGATAGACAGCATGGCGCGTTTCCGGTCGGTGGGTGTGTTTAACTACACCATGTTGACTCTATCTGAGCACGAGCGCGTCCTGTACGTTGGCGCCAGAGAGACGCTCTTTGCTCTCGACCCCAATGACATCACACGACAGCTCCGCCCACAG ATTGACTGGCCCGCCCCtgtggagaaaaagaaagagtgtGCAGAGAGAGGAAAAAACAACCAG acggaGTGTTTTAACTACATCCGGTTCCTTCAGAGCTACAATCACACGCACATGTACACGTGTGGCACCTACGCCTTCCAGCCCAAGTGCACCTACATC AGTATGGATCATTTTACTCTGAACAGCGCCGCCCTGGAGGACGGGAAGGGCAAGTGTCCCTACGACCCCGCTAAAGGCTACACTGGCCTCatcgtgg ATAAGGAGCTGTACTCTGCCACTCTGAATAATTTCTTGGGCACTGAGCCGGTGATCCTGCGCAACCTGGGACAGCAGCACTACAGCATGAAGAGCGAATACCTGCCGGCCTGGCTCAacg AGCCGAACTTCGTGGGTTCTGCTCTGGTGCGTGAGAGCAGAAACAGCCGCGAGGGAGACGACGATAAAATCTACTTTTTCTTCAGTGAGAAAGCCGTGGAGCTCGACTGTGATGGAGACTTGACTGTAGCCCGGGTGGCCCGTGTGTGTAAG GGCGACCAGGGGGGGACTCGGACTCTGCAGAAGAAGTGGACGACGTTTCAAAAGGCTCGTTTGGTTTGTTCCATCCCCGAACGCCACATCACCTTCAACCACCTGCAGGCCGTCTTCACCATGCACGGAGCTGATTGGAGGAGCACCGTCTTCTACGGCGTTTTCCACGCCCAGTG GGGGGACGTGGACGTCTCGGCCGTATGTCAGTACCACATCAGGGAGGTGAAGAATGTGTTCGAGGGCCCGTATAAAGAATACCGTGAGGCGTCTCAGAAATGGGAGAGATACAAGGGTTCCGTGCCGAACCCACGGCCCGGAGCG TGCATCACGAACTTCGACAGACAGAACGGCTATAACAGCTCACTGCAGCTGCCGGACGCAACGCTGAACTTTGCTAAGAAACACCCGCTAATGGAGCTGAGGGCTGAAGCTGGACCCCTGATGCTCACCAAGGGAGTGAACTTCACCCGAATCGCAGTGGACCAAGTGAGCGCTCTGGACCAGAGAGTGTACAGCGTGCTGTTTATTGGAACAG ctGATGGATGGCTCCAGCGAGTGGCAATTGTTGGATCAGAGGTTCATGTGATTGAGGAGATCCAGCTGTTTGATTGGCCTCAACCGGTTGACAGTCTGACCATCTCGCACAgcaag aagtacCTGTACATCGGCTCTCGGTCCGAGGTGTTACAGTTGCCCTTGGCTAACTGCAGTCGTTATCACTCTCAGCCGGACTGCTGGCTGTCCCGAGATCCGTACTGCGCCTGGGACAGTGAGGGACGAGCCTGTGTCCGCATCGACCTCCACCGCGG GTCCATGTCCACTCTCTCTCAGGATCTCATGCTGGAGAGGTTCAATCGAGGGTCAAAGGTCAGGTCCGATAAGCCGGTCTCTATCCCGATTCCGG AACACTCCTGGCTGAGGAATGTGACCGTGGTGGTGGGTTCGGACCTCGTCCTGCCGTGCCAGCTGGTCTCGAACCTGGCGCGTCCTTCTTGGGCGCTGAACGAGCGCGAGTTGTTGCTCTCGTCTGACTCGGACACTTCAGCTCCCCGTTTCGACCGCACCCTTCGTGCCCTAGTCATCCCCAAGGCGGCCGCCCCCCAGGCCGGACGCTACGTGTGCTACTCCGAGGAACAGGGGGTGAAGTTCCAGACAGAGCGCTACCAGGTGGCGGTGGTGGCCAGCGCGCCGGTGTTTATGGAAGTGCGAGCGCCGGATGCCAGCATGGGGCTTATCTGGGTGCTGGTGATTGCGTTGGGCATTGTGTGTCTTGTGTTGCTCGCCGTCGCCCTCTACCTGCGCCGGAGGCTGAAATTAGCTCTGGGGAAAGCAGGAACTGCTGAGATGAAGCCGTTAGAGAGTACGCTGGTCTACCCGATCACACTGCCCAAGGAGACGCCGAGCTTCGTCCCCAGCAAGATGCCCACCAGCTCAAACAACGACGAGGATCGATTCTGGGAAACCGGCGCCAATTATTACTACTCGGATGGATCGTTGAAGATCGTGCCTGGACACGCTTCTTCATCTTCGCCGAGCGCTATTCCCGGGCAGCCTCTTCACTCGCCGAGCCGCCTGAGCCTCACAAACATCCGGAACTCCGGCACCAACGGGTACGTCCGACTCAGCCTGAGCATGGCGGGCGAAGACCGGCCGAACGGAGGGATGAGTGCCGGAGGAGTGGGAGGAGTTGGAGGAAAGCTGGGTCTCGGTGCCAGGGAGAACGACTACACCAGCCCCTTCAAGGAGGAGCTTCGGAGGACGCTGCAGCAGAGAAGCGTCCTGCCTGACGCCAACCCGGAAGAGTCTTCGGTCTAG